The following are encoded in a window of Magnolia sinica isolate HGM2019 chromosome 11, MsV1, whole genome shotgun sequence genomic DNA:
- the LOC131218596 gene encoding caffeic acid 3-O-methyltransferase-like, producing the protein MDLIINHPNTSIEHDEECMFAMQLATASVFPMVLKAAIELEVLEIMARCGPGAYLSASEVASHLSTHNPDAPALLDRIMRLLATHSVLTCTVSPCGDGRIERVYGLAPVCRFLVRNQDGVSIAPLLLLSHDKVVMESLHHLKDAIFEGGQLFDKAHEMSAYEYTSVDLRLRNLFNKAMSDHSTIIMKKMLDMYKGFERFERVVTVGGGTGASLSMIISKYPHIKGINFDLPHVVADAPDYPGVEHVGGDMFVSIPSADAILVQGILTDWEDERCLDILKNCYKVLPESGKVIIVEPVLPDVTETNVVAQGIFQADMVISAFSAGRKKTVKEFEAFARGAGFAGFRVVCIAYDNWAMECYKKM; encoded by the coding sequence ATGGATTTGATCATCAACCATCCAAACACGTCCATCGAACATGACGAAGAGTGCATGTTTGCCATGCAACTTGCCACTGCATCTGTCTTCCCCATGGTTTTGAAAGCAGCCATCGAACTCGAGGTGCTTGAAATCATGGCCAGATGTGGGCCAGGGGCCTACCTGTCAGCTTCTGAGGTCGCCTCTCACCTTTCCACACACAACCCAGATGCCCCCGCCTTGCTAGATCGTATCATGCGCCTCCTCGCTACCCACTCCGTTCTCACTTGCACTGTTAGCCCATGCGGCGACGGCCGCATAGAGAGGGTCTATGGCCTGGCGCCTGTGTGCAGATTCCTTGTTAGGAATCAAGACGGTGTATCTATTGCACCCTTGCTGCTCTTGAGCCATGATAAGGTCGTTATGGAAAGTTTGCACCACTTGAAAGATGCAATTTTTGAAGGGGGTCAACTGTTCGATAAGGCACATGAGATGAGTGCATACGAGTACACCTCCGTCGATCTCAGGCTCCGCAATCTCTTTAATAAAGCAATGTCGGACCACTCCACCATTATCATGAAGAAGATGCTAGACATGTACAAGGGCTTTGAACGATTCGAGCGGGTCGTCACTGTCGGAGGCGGGACAGGCGCTTCGCTTAGCATGATTATCTCCAAATACCCTCATATTAAGGGTATCAATTTCGACTTGCCCCATGTCGTTGCTGATGCACCTGATTATCCAGGTGTGGAGCATGTTGGGGGAGATATGTTTGTTAGTATTCCAAGTGCAGATGCCATTTTAGTGCAGGGCATACTCACGGATTGGGAGGACGAGCGGTGCTTGGATATTCTAAAGAATTGCTACAAAGTGCTGCCCgaatctggaaaggtgatcatCGTGGAACCGGTTCTACCAGATGTCACTGAGACAAATGTAGTTGCTCAAGGAATCTTCCAGGCTGATATGGTTATTTCTGCCTTCAGTGCAGGTAGGAAGAAGACAGTGAAAGAGTTTGAGGCATTTGCCAGAGGGGCTGGGTTTGCCGGTTTTAGAGTTGTATGTATTGCATATGACAATTGGGCCATGGAATGTTACAAAAAGATGTGA